A genomic stretch from Bacteroidota bacterium includes:
- a CDS encoding AMP-binding protein, with the protein MSTILSRLYDAANLYRDKAYMLDKTDNGWEPSSYRQVNERAKNLSASLHSLGLEKGDNFAILSEGSSRWVISEFAVIYNGAASVPLSVKLLQEELPFRLNHSNSKGIFVSKNYLDKVLNIWEQIENKEFYLVYLDDDADFLEKKITEANIPEDRVKTYHKLLEEGEALYNATYSTMKSIEESVDEEDVVTVSYTSGTTGSPKGIMLTHKNYVSNSADGVKMFRADESLKTLIILPIDHCFAHTVAIYGALFSGMSLYFLDNRGGGMNPIKNIPINLKEVKPDFLLTVPALSGNLMKKITDGITAKGGFIESLFNAGLEAGIILNKDGFKKAGFVTYLKNYPVYFLAKKLIFSKLKDVFGGNLKYMVGGGALLDIKQQQFFYSIGVPVYQGYGLTEATPVISTNTPFNHKLGSSGAIMPTVTCRIMKEDGSECKTGEKGEIVITGDNVMKGYYENEEATSETIKGGSLYTGDLGYKDSDGFLVVTGREKALLISEDGEKYSPEEIEEGIVYNSPLLHQAIVHNDHRKFTTAVITLDEANVKSYMANNGVEDAHALYSMIEREVKSFKQDPVYKAKFPNKWMPSLFIIAPEIFSEDNKMVNSTLKMVRYKIEEAYEVDINDMYKPSGLEFTRIKNVSTLDKMFFN; encoded by the coding sequence ATGAGTACAATTCTAAGCAGACTATACGATGCAGCTAATTTATACCGTGATAAAGCCTATATGCTTGATAAAACAGATAATGGTTGGGAGCCAAGTTCATATAGGCAGGTTAATGAAAGGGCAAAGAATCTTTCAGCATCTTTACACAGTTTGGGCTTAGAAAAAGGTGATAATTTTGCCATTCTTTCCGAAGGGTCATCGCGCTGGGTGATTTCTGAGTTTGCAGTAATCTATAATGGAGCTGCTTCCGTGCCTTTGTCAGTAAAATTGTTACAGGAAGAACTGCCTTTCAGACTGAACCACTCTAATTCAAAAGGTATTTTTGTTTCTAAAAACTACCTTGATAAGGTGTTAAATATTTGGGAACAGATTGAGAATAAAGAGTTTTATCTTGTGTATTTGGATGATGATGCTGATTTTCTTGAGAAGAAAATAACTGAAGCAAATATTCCTGAAGACAGAGTTAAAACATATCACAAACTGCTTGAAGAAGGAGAAGCACTCTATAATGCTACTTACTCGACTATGAAATCGATAGAGGAGAGTGTTGATGAGGAAGATGTTGTAACAGTTTCTTATACTTCCGGAACAACCGGTAGCCCTAAGGGAATAATGTTGACACATAAAAACTATGTATCAAACAGTGCCGACGGGGTGAAAATGTTTAGGGCTGATGAAAGTTTGAAAACATTAATAATCCTGCCTATCGATCACTGTTTTGCTCATACTGTGGCGATTTACGGAGCGTTGTTCAGTGGTATGTCGCTGTATTTTCTCGATAACAGGGGAGGAGGAATGAATCCTATAAAAAATATTCCTATAAATCTTAAGGAGGTAAAACCTGACTTTTTACTTACCGTACCGGCTTTATCCGGTAATCTGATGAAGAAAATTACCGACGGTATTACTGCTAAAGGCGGATTTATAGAATCATTATTCAATGCCGGACTGGAAGCCGGAATAATACTTAACAAAGATGGATTTAAAAAAGCCGGTTTTGTAACCTATTTAAAAAACTATCCGGTTTATTTTCTTGCCAAAAAGTTGATTTTTTCCAAGCTAAAAGATGTTTTCGGAGGAAACCTGAAGTATATGGTAGGGGGTGGAGCTTTGTTGGATATTAAACAGCAACAATTTTTCTATTCAATAGGCGTTCCTGTTTATCAGGGCTACGGACTTACCGAAGCTACACCTGTTATTTCAACAAACACACCTTTTAATCATAAATTGGGGTCTTCCGGAGCAATTATGCCTACGGTTACATGTCGTATAATGAAGGAAGATGGCAGTGAATGTAAAACAGGAGAGAAGGGTGAGATAGTAATAACCGGGGATAATGTGATGAAAGGTTATTACGAAAATGAGGAAGCAACATCCGAAACTATTAAAGGTGGTAGCTTGTATACCGGCGATTTAGGATATAAAGATTCCGATGGCTTTCTTGTTGTAACGGGTCGTGAAAAAGCACTTTTAATCTCTGAAGATGGTGAGAAATACTCGCCTGAGGAAATAGAAGAAGGTATAGTATATAACTCTCCATTGCTTCATCAGGCTATTGTTCACAACGATCATCGTAAGTTTACTACTGCCGTTATCACTCTTGATGAAGCAAATGTTAAAAGTTATATGGCCAATAATGGTGTTGAAGATGCACATGCTCTTTACAGTATGATTGAGAGGGAAGTAAAATCATTTAAACAGGATCCTGTTTATAAAGCCAAGTTCCCGAATAAATGGATGCCCTCATTGTTTATTATTGCTCCGGAAATATTTTCTGAGGACAATAAAATGGTGAATTCCACTTTGAAGATGGTACGCTATAAAATAGAGGAAGCTTATGAAGTAGATATAAATGATATGTATAAGCCAAGCGGTTTGGAATTTACCCGTATCAAGAACGTATCTACACTGGATAAGATGTTTTTTAATTAG
- a CDS encoding Dabb family protein, whose protein sequence is MIKHIVLFKFKDTKKENFMKEIKQDLENLVNTIEELKEMEVGLNFLEDNSMPDLVLTSTFENREGLEVYRTHPEHVKVVEKIKPMATDRSVVDYEV, encoded by the coding sequence ATGATTAAGCACATAGTACTGTTCAAATTTAAAGATACGAAAAAAGAAAATTTCATGAAGGAGATTAAGCAGGATTTGGAAAATCTTGTTAACACTATTGAAGAACTAAAGGAAATGGAAGTTGGATTAAACTTTCTGGAAGACAACAGCATGCCTGATTTAGTTCTGACTTCGACATTCGAAAACAGGGAAGGTTTGGAAGTGTACAGAACCCACCCCGAACACGTTAAAGTAGTTGAAAAAATTAAACCGATGGCTACTGACCGATCAGTTGTTGATTATGAAGTTTAA
- a CDS encoding TonB-dependent receptor — protein MNINIKYYKRYVIFFVLMCFVVTTNAQEVNVLDEIVLTEEKKESPLQLSIINNEISKKKNHDAGSLFSGVPGFGIDKKGGYAMDPVFRGFKYEQLNIQFDGGTTVAPACPNRMDPVTTHITPEEVEKIEIIKGPYSVRYGSSLGGVVNLVTKAPVYDADKLYRASLEGGYETNGGSYFSSLKAGVVQQNWYFTADGGIKRFGNYKSGSGQEIVSSFQTNDYSLKGGYSIDENQHIRVNFRQSFGRDIMHPGLPMDTDIDNGTVATVDYDNRFQTGFLKNIKIKAFYSDVEHVMSNSVRPSAAKVISTSTTYSQAYGGKIEFELGSNDDNIFYVGLDMKNIANQGDNEKVKPTGEFVSTKQVWQDSYVNDYGVFAQYNLHAGNDFSLQTGMRFDFVQSDTKEPDPKFEAGNEGIHPEDELNFSANISGIYRLSENWNTKLSVGRGVQTASIQKRYVNILPVGRDNFVYFGNPMLDAEINNQADLSLNRHGDKWWMGVNGYYSVVGNYISSELVSMPIPEEGIPGKKKFVNIDRAKIYGLELNFGFEIFKNLKFDASGFYTHAQNIDLDEPLAEIPPMEANISLMYENKKWYAKINQRLVAEQDRVAVSVKESASPGFGVMDLFGGYEINSHLRIDASIINIFNLNYYEHLNRSYKNMDSQSEFYNIGRNFMLSAKISL, from the coding sequence ATGAATATAAATATAAAATACTATAAGAGGTATGTTATATTTTTTGTGCTAATGTGTTTTGTAGTGACAACTAATGCGCAAGAAGTAAATGTATTGGATGAAATAGTACTAACTGAAGAAAAAAAGGAATCTCCTTTACAGTTGAGTATAATAAATAATGAAATTTCAAAAAAGAAAAATCACGATGCCGGAAGTTTATTTTCAGGTGTTCCGGGATTTGGGATCGATAAAAAAGGAGGCTACGCAATGGATCCTGTGTTCAGGGGCTTTAAATATGAACAGTTAAACATTCAGTTTGATGGAGGAACAACTGTGGCTCCGGCATGTCCAAACCGAATGGATCCGGTTACAACTCATATAACTCCTGAAGAAGTAGAAAAAATCGAGATAATAAAAGGACCCTATTCTGTTAGATATGGTTCATCTCTTGGTGGGGTAGTAAACTTAGTTACTAAAGCACCTGTTTATGACGCCGATAAATTATACAGAGCCTCATTGGAAGGCGGTTATGAGACAAATGGCGGAAGCTATTTTTCATCCTTAAAAGCGGGTGTAGTTCAACAAAACTGGTATTTCACGGCTGATGGAGGGATAAAACGTTTCGGTAACTATAAGAGCGGAAGCGGTCAGGAGATTGTTTCTTCTTTCCAAACAAACGACTATTCTCTTAAAGGAGGATATAGCATTGACGAAAATCAACATATAAGAGTAAATTTTCGTCAGTCTTTCGGAAGGGATATAATGCATCCGGGATTGCCGATGGATACTGATATTGATAATGGTACAGTAGCTACTGTTGATTACGACAACAGGTTTCAGACAGGTTTTCTTAAAAATATAAAGATTAAAGCATTTTATTCGGATGTGGAGCACGTAATGTCAAATAGTGTCAGACCATCGGCTGCTAAGGTGATTTCTACATCAACCACATATTCGCAGGCTTATGGTGGAAAAATTGAGTTTGAGCTGGGTTCAAATGATGATAATATTTTTTATGTCGGTTTAGATATGAAAAATATAGCTAATCAGGGTGATAATGAGAAGGTAAAGCCTACCGGAGAATTTGTTTCTACAAAACAGGTATGGCAGGATTCATATGTAAATGATTACGGTGTTTTTGCTCAATATAACTTACATGCAGGTAATGATTTCTCTCTTCAAACCGGAATGAGATTCGATTTTGTTCAATCCGATACTAAAGAACCAGATCCAAAATTTGAAGCAGGGAATGAAGGAATTCACCCTGAGGATGAGCTTAATTTTTCAGCTAATATCTCCGGGATTTATAGGCTTTCAGAAAATTGGAATACAAAATTATCTGTAGGTCGGGGTGTTCAAACGGCAAGTATTCAGAAGCGATATGTGAATATTTTGCCGGTGGGTAGAGATAATTTTGTGTATTTCGGAAATCCAATGTTGGATGCTGAAATAAACAACCAGGCAGATTTGAGTCTTAACCGCCATGGAGATAAATGGTGGATGGGAGTAAATGGATATTACTCGGTTGTAGGGAATTACATCAGTTCCGAGTTGGTTTCTATGCCAATTCCTGAAGAAGGGATACCCGGAAAAAAGAAATTTGTTAATATTGACCGGGCAAAAATATATGGACTAGAGTTAAACTTTGGTTTTGAAATCTTTAAAAATTTGAAATTTGATGCTTCAGGTTTTTATACTCATGCACAGAATATAGATTTGGATGAGCCTTTAGCTGAAATACCCCCAATGGAAGCAAATATTTCGTTGATGTACGAAAATAAAAAGTGGTACGCTAAGATAAACCAGCGTTTGGTTGCAGAACAGGACAGAGTGGCTGTTAGTGTAAAGGAAAGTGCTTCTCCGGGCTTTGGCGTGATGGATCTGTTTGGAGGTTATGAAATTAATAGCCACTTAAGAATAGATGCTTCCATAATAAATATTTTTAATCTTAATTATTACGAGCATTTAAACAGATCGTATAAGAATATGGATTCTCAAAGTGAATTTTATAATATTGGAAGGAATTTCATGCTTAGTGCAAAAATAAGCTTGTAA
- a CDS encoding malate dehydrogenase — MKVTIVGAGAVGASCAEYTAIKDFADEIVLVDIKEGFAEGKAMDLMQTSSLNGFDSTITGTTGDYSKTAGSDVAVITSGIPRKPGMTREELIGTNAGIVKTVAENIIKHSPDVILIVVSNPMDTMTYLAAKSLGLPKNRVIGMGGALDSARFKYRLAEAMDCPTSEIGAMVIGGHSDTGMVPLIEKASRNSVPVSEFISVEKQKEVVEATKVGGATLTKLLGTSAWYAPGAAVSEMVKAIALDSKKMFPCSCLLEGEYGLNDICIGVPAVIGKNGIEQILEIDLSEAEIEKMKSSAEAVRKTNGLLEATV; from the coding sequence ATGAAAGTAACAATTGTAGGAGCAGGTGCTGTAGGTGCAAGTTGCGCTGAATACACAGCTATTAAGGATTTCGCAGACGAAATAGTATTGGTTGATATCAAAGAAGGTTTTGCTGAAGGTAAGGCAATGGATTTAATGCAAACGTCTTCATTAAATGGCTTTGACTCTACTATTACAGGTACTACCGGAGATTATTCAAAAACTGCCGGAAGCGATGTAGCTGTTATTACAAGTGGTATTCCACGTAAACCCGGTATGACTCGTGAGGAGCTTATTGGGACTAACGCAGGAATTGTTAAAACTGTAGCAGAAAATATAATCAAGCATTCTCCTGATGTAATTCTTATTGTTGTTAGTAATCCTATGGATACAATGACATATCTTGCAGCAAAATCTTTAGGTCTTCCAAAAAACCGTGTAATAGGTATGGGAGGAGCTCTTGACAGTGCACGTTTTAAATATCGTTTAGCTGAAGCTATGGATTGCCCAACATCAGAAATTGGAGCAATGGTAATTGGTGGTCACAGTGATACAGGTATGGTGCCGTTGATTGAGAAAGCTAGCCGTAACAGTGTTCCTGTATCGGAATTTATCTCAGTTGAAAAACAAAAGGAAGTTGTAGAGGCTACAAAAGTTGGAGGTGCTACACTTACTAAATTATTAGGAACAAGTGCATGGTATGCTCCTGGTGCAGCTGTATCTGAAATGGTTAAAGCTATAGCTCTGGATTCTAAAAAAATGTTCCCATGTTCTTGTCTTCTGGAAGGAGAATATGGCTTAAACGATATTTGTATTGGTGTTCCTGCTGTTATCGGTAAAAACGGAATTGAGCAGATATTAGAAATAGACCTTTCTGAGGCTGAAATTGAAAAAATGAAATCTTCTGCCGAAGCAGTTAGAAAAACAAATGGTTTACTGGAAGCAACAGTTTAA
- a CDS encoding LamG-like jellyroll fold domain-containing protein yields the protein MNRLILVLIIIVLQPYKMFSQEASWSVRFDGRNKSEQYRKYDITSENNNLVLDFSKSARNREAIKFKLSYLEAPSASFSAFVWVKAARDVEQSAVILSNKKSSEDDGWEIRASENGAWSWQFYQNHKVVSQYNATAKRQAINDGKFHLIGLVYDYTKNQVWLYFDGTNVGIVNVGKGDLSRFLNLYLGGNGNDERYSFNGYIKSAHLFKDQVHNGRVVKLYQNNSKYSGEEGVNGYFYKNIKFLTWNISDGGKSHGELIGLDRTLEVIKDSKADIIALQETNGSGEYLADGLGYYFYSISEKLSILSKFPIKRTVKLYTADKSGGVEIAISKNQYVYFFNISLENTPDWSSFESGYSKNEYRVAESKKRGVDLKEMLEQIRVMIKPKSSTSIVFSGELNSLSFADYDGGKYHYPVSNLLDKYNYVDSYRSLYQGGRLYPGYTCCTESKDKRQGRVDYIYYKGSKLQVKDSQVIKHHPIKFPSKHFGVLTEFSWKK from the coding sequence ATGAATAGACTGATTTTAGTATTGATAATAATTGTTTTACAGCCCTACAAAATGTTTTCTCAGGAAGCAAGTTGGTCCGTAAGATTTGATGGCAGGAATAAATCGGAGCAGTATCGCAAGTATGATATTACCTCTGAAAATAATAATTTGGTATTAGATTTCTCAAAATCTGCAAGAAACAGGGAAGCTATAAAGTTTAAATTATCATATTTAGAAGCTCCTAGTGCTTCATTTTCTGCATTTGTATGGGTAAAGGCAGCCAGGGATGTAGAACAATCGGCTGTGATATTATCAAATAAAAAATCGTCAGAAGATGATGGATGGGAGATCAGAGCCAGTGAGAATGGAGCGTGGAGTTGGCAGTTTTATCAAAATCATAAAGTAGTCTCACAATACAATGCCACGGCAAAAAGACAAGCTATTAACGATGGAAAATTTCATTTAATTGGCCTTGTTTACGATTATACTAAGAATCAGGTTTGGTTGTATTTTGATGGTACAAATGTTGGAATAGTAAATGTTGGTAAAGGAGATCTGTCAAGATTTCTAAATTTATATTTAGGAGGGAATGGCAATGATGAAAGATATTCGTTTAACGGATATATTAAATCGGCACATCTTTTTAAAGATCAGGTTCACAATGGCAGGGTAGTTAAATTATACCAAAACAACTCTAAATACAGTGGAGAAGAAGGAGTTAACGGATATTTTTATAAGAATATAAAATTCCTGACCTGGAATATATCTGATGGCGGCAAGAGCCATGGAGAGCTCATAGGTCTGGATCGTACACTTGAAGTGATAAAAGACTCTAAAGCCGATATTATTGCCTTGCAGGAAACCAATGGTTCGGGAGAGTATCTGGCAGATGGTTTAGGTTATTATTTTTATTCCATAAGTGAAAAACTTTCAATCTTAAGTAAATTCCCTATAAAAAGAACGGTTAAACTTTATACAGCTGATAAAAGCGGAGGGGTGGAAATTGCTATTTCTAAGAATCAATATGTTTATTTCTTTAATATTTCGCTTGAAAACACCCCCGATTGGAGCAGCTTTGAAAGTGGATATTCCAAAAACGAATACAGAGTTGCAGAATCAAAGAAAAGAGGGGTTGACTTAAAGGAAATGCTTGAGCAAATCAGAGTTATGATAAAGCCTAAGTCGAGTACTTCTATTGTTTTTTCCGGTGAATTGAATTCATTGTCGTTTGCCGATTATGATGGAGGTAAATATCATTATCCGGTATCTAATTTATTAGATAAATATAACTATGTAGATTCATACCGAAGTCTTTATCAGGGAGGCAGATTATATCCCGGATATACCTGTTGTACCGAATCGAAAGATAAGCGTCAGGGAAGAGTTGATTATATCTATTATAAAGGGAGTAAGTTACAGGTGAAAGACTCGCAGGTTATAAAGCATCACCCTATAAAGTTTCCTTCAAAGCACTTTGGAGTTCTGACAGAGTTTAGCTGGAAGAAGTAG
- the gyrB gene encoding DNA topoisomerase (ATP-hydrolyzing) subunit B: MSQEGNNKDYSAENIQVLEGLEAVRKRPAMYIGDVGQRGLHHLVYEVVDNSIDEALAGHCDTIDVIINEDNSITVKDNGRGIPTAMHPKEKKSALEVVMTVLHAGGKFDKDSYKVSGGLHGVGVSCVNALSTDLKVEVHREGKIYEQNYKIGIPQADVKEVGVTDVTGTIVTFKPDMSIFTEEEYHYDILQARMRELSYLNKGITIKLTDLREKDEEGNSETETFISERGLEEFVEFIDSNREKLMDSVIYMDGEKDDIPVEVAMHYNTSYTENLHSYVNNINTHEGGTHLAGFRRALTRTLKKYADESGLLAKEKVEVQGDDFREGLTAIISVKVMEPLFEGQTKTKLGNKEVSGAVDKAVGEMLTNYLEENPNEAKMIVQKVILAARARQAARKAREMVQRKTVMVGGGLPGKLADCSSRDPFETEVFLVEGDSAGGTAKQGRDRNFQAILPLRGKILNVEKAMQHKVFENEEIKNMYTALGVSVGTEEDTKALNLEKLRYHKVVIMTDADVDGSHIATLILTFFFRYMKELIEKGYVYIATPPLYQVKKGQKSAYAWDDEQRDKLVYELSGGTDKGVGIQRYKGLGEMNAEQLWETTMDPDNRILRQVTIDNATEADRVFSMLMGDEVPPRREFIEKNAKYANIDA, from the coding sequence ATGAGTCAAGAAGGAAATAATAAGGATTATTCAGCTGAGAATATTCAGGTATTAGAAGGTCTGGAAGCCGTTAGAAAACGTCCTGCAATGTATATTGGAGATGTTGGACAGAGAGGATTACATCACCTGGTATATGAAGTAGTAGATAACTCTATTGATGAGGCTCTGGCCGGTCATTGTGATACTATTGATGTTATAATCAATGAAGATAACTCAATAACAGTAAAAGATAATGGACGTGGTATACCTACGGCCATGCACCCTAAAGAAAAGAAATCGGCTCTTGAAGTTGTTATGACAGTTCTTCATGCCGGAGGTAAATTCGATAAAGATTCATATAAAGTTTCCGGTGGTCTTCACGGGGTTGGGGTATCGTGTGTAAACGCATTATCAACCGATTTGAAGGTTGAAGTTCATAGGGAAGGAAAAATATATGAGCAAAACTATAAAATAGGTATTCCTCAGGCTGATGTAAAAGAAGTTGGGGTAACTGATGTTACAGGTACAATTGTAACCTTTAAACCTGACATGAGCATTTTTACTGAAGAAGAGTATCATTATGATATCCTTCAGGCTCGTATGCGTGAGTTGTCGTACCTGAATAAAGGAATTACAATTAAGTTAACTGATTTAAGAGAAAAAGATGAAGAAGGGAATTCTGAAACTGAGACTTTTATATCAGAAAGAGGATTAGAAGAATTTGTTGAATTTATCGATTCAAACCGTGAGAAGCTTATGGATAGTGTTATCTATATGGACGGTGAAAAAGATGATATTCCTGTTGAAGTTGCAATGCACTACAACACTTCATATACAGAGAACTTACACTCATATGTAAACAATATTAATACTCACGAAGGAGGTACTCACCTTGCCGGTTTCCGTAGAGCTCTTACACGTACTCTTAAGAAATATGCCGATGAGTCAGGATTGTTGGCTAAGGAAAAAGTAGAAGTTCAGGGAGATGATTTCCGTGAAGGGTTAACAGCTATTATTTCTGTAAAGGTTATGGAGCCTTTGTTCGAAGGTCAAACCAAAACTAAACTTGGAAATAAAGAAGTTAGTGGAGCAGTAGATAAGGCTGTAGGTGAAATGCTTACTAATTATTTGGAAGAAAATCCAAATGAGGCTAAAATGATTGTTCAGAAAGTTATTTTAGCTGCCCGTGCACGTCAGGCTGCACGTAAAGCCCGCGAAATGGTTCAGCGAAAAACTGTTATGGTAGGCGGTGGACTTCCCGGAAAACTTGCCGATTGTTCTTCGAGAGATCCATTTGAAACAGAAGTATTCCTTGTAGAGGGAGATTCTGCGGGTGGTACGGCAAAACAAGGTCGTGACCGTAATTTCCAGGCTATTCTACCACTACGTGGTAAGATTCTGAATGTTGAGAAAGCTATGCAACACAAAGTTTTCGAAAACGAGGAGATAAAGAATATGTATACAGCTTTGGGTGTATCAGTTGGTACCGAGGAAGATACAAAAGCATTGAACCTTGAAAAGTTAAGATATCACAAGGTTGTAATTATGACCGATGCCGATGTGGATGGTAGCCACATTGCAACACTTATTCTTACTTTCTTCTTCCGTTATATGAAAGAACTGATCGAAAAAGGATATGTATATATTGCTACTCCTCCATTGTATCAGGTAAAGAAGGGTCAGAAAAGTGCTTATGCCTGGGATGATGAGCAGCGTGATAAATTAGTTTATGAATTGTCAGGAGGTACCGATAAAGGAGTTGGTATACAACGTTACAAAGGTCTTGGGGAGATGAACGCAGAGCAACTTTGGGAAACTACCATGGATCCTGATAACAGAATTTTACGTCAGGTAACTATCGATAATGCTACAGAAGCTGATAGAGTATTCTCTATGCTGATGGGTGATGAGGTTCCGCCACGTCGTGAATTTATCGAGAAAAATGCAAAATATGCTAATATTGATGCTTAA